One Ignisphaera sp. DNA window includes the following coding sequences:
- a CDS encoding DNA-directed RNA polymerase subunit G: protein MSLALTCNIESVTDSRIPEIKIMEMLCDNNIRIKMDIHRRLNLFKPSEKVTFTISKNLPQYNEGKDFVAHGYIVAKRNENGNTVMYISLWGFLVLITFSDKEVAKSFNVMDKVYIKISH from the coding sequence ATGAGCCTAGCATTAACATGCAACATAGAAAGTGTTACTGACTCTCGTATACCAGAGATTAAAATAATGGAAATGCTATGCGACAATAACATTAGAATTAAAATGGATATACACAGAAGATTAAACCTGTTTAAGCCTAGCGAAAAAGTCACTTTTACCATTTCAAAGAATCTTCCACAATACAATGAAGGCAAAGATTTTGTGGCCCACGGCTATATAGTTGCGAAGAGAAATGAAAATGGAAATACAGTCATGTATATAAGTCTTTGGGGATTTTTAGTGCTAATCACATTCTCTGATAAAGAGGTGGCAAAAAGCTTCAATGTTATGGACAAAGTCTATATAAAAATATCTCATTAG
- a CDS encoding Lsm family RNA-binding protein: MSYSSRSIIGELSKAIDKKIMVRLVDGKTYIGKLVSFDQNSLHIVLGNAESSDGGKYYRVIVNGSRISEIIIQEQPMFNAEEFASIIISRLGLRPDVVKVLSDTNSIIIYDRIKVSESGVEGSGSLAQKIYEIYNEYIESRKKG, from the coding sequence TTGAGCTACAGCAGTAGAAGCATTATTGGAGAGCTCTCTAAGGCCATAGATAAAAAGATTATGGTCAGACTTGTTGATGGAAAGACCTACATAGGCAAACTTGTTTCATTTGATCAGAATTCTCTTCACATTGTATTAGGTAATGCTGAAAGTAGTGATGGTGGAAAATACTATAGGGTTATAGTCAATGGATCAAGAATCTCGGAAATAATTATTCAAGAACAGCCCATGTTTAATGCTGAGGAGTTTGCTTCAATAATTATCTCGCGTCTTGGGCTGCGACCTGATGTTGTAAAGGTTTTATCAGATACAAATTCTATCATAATTTATGATAGAATAAAGGTTAGCGAGTCAGGTGTTGAGGGTTCTGGTAGTCTAGCACAAAAAATCTATGAAATCTATAACGAATATATAGAGAGTAGAAAGAAGGGCTGA
- a CDS encoding ATP-binding protein has translation MELSRKNLVIYFEKYDKEVLRIGLYPNTNIYGLVVTLKFVNRGEVVEQGHVKSTGIKLLESLVNRVIEYDKRYILLSCLDSAKVSTHVLILSSEKEDVGREAEVMCSIVENLSNNSIYCSIENPSNAIKILKECIDGHLHENPFKWLLNTFLKKFSSNNMENDLPLEHPLSFEWGYPSIEPSKYEYLSKIFEDGIIKLGLVYSTNIVAKLKTDHIAKHIIIVGATGSGKSTTASIIAREAARNGYLVFVIDWHGEYSSLLNNFTGIEYSNPVEGTIPTFLNLRSIMEYEPLAFIEILENALELTPPQVHILEEAMKTLLNRKSMNMYDIDLLVDIIQNTSVSARWVAESREALIRKLKVLSSDYLNIKWRNLKEVGIGKGKITIFDLSQIPSTRVKKILASISIKTASLKAQYNEIEKPLLMIVDEAHNIFTKDNPISNLIAEVRKWEMGFVVVTQSPSLLSSVVLRNTNTRIIHTMKSSMDIKVLLGLSILKKEYKKIIPSLQPGEALVLVPELPEPILVKIGLLSD, from the coding sequence GTGGAACTGAGTCGTAAAAATCTTGTGATTTACTTTGAAAAATATGATAAGGAGGTACTACGCATAGGACTCTATCCTAACACAAATATCTATGGTCTTGTTGTAACATTAAAATTTGTTAACAGGGGTGAGGTTGTCGAACAAGGGCATGTAAAAAGCACTGGAATTAAACTGCTGGAATCGCTGGTTAATAGAGTTATAGAGTATGATAAGCGATATATATTGTTAAGCTGTTTGGATTCGGCTAAGGTTTCTACCCATGTACTGATATTATCTAGCGAAAAAGAGGATGTTGGCAGAGAAGCTGAGGTAATGTGCTCCATAGTCGAAAATTTATCTAACAACAGTATATATTGTAGTATTGAAAATCCTAGTAATGCAATAAAGATTTTGAAGGAATGCATAGATGGGCATTTGCATGAAAATCCATTCAAATGGCTATTAAACACCTTCCTAAAGAAATTTAGCTCAAATAACATGGAAAACGATCTTCCACTTGAACATCCACTATCTTTTGAATGGGGCTATCCTAGTATAGAGCCTAGTAAATATGAATACCTGTCAAAGATATTTGAAGATGGTATAATAAAACTTGGCCTAGTCTATTCAACAAATATAGTAGCAAAATTGAAAACAGATCATATAGCAAAACATATAATAATTGTTGGGGCAACTGGAAGCGGAAAATCAACAACAGCATCAATTATTGCGCGTGAAGCTGCTAGGAACGGCTATCTAGTCTTTGTTATTGATTGGCACGGCGAATACTCCTCACTACTAAATAATTTCACAGGTATTGAATATTCTAATCCAGTTGAAGGAACAATACCCACGTTTCTCAATTTGAGGAGCATCATGGAATATGAACCTTTAGCATTTATAGAGATACTCGAAAATGCTCTCGAATTAACACCACCACAAGTTCACATACTGGAAGAGGCTATGAAGACTCTATTGAATAGAAAATCGATGAACATGTATGATATTGATTTGCTGGTAGACATTATACAAAACACTTCAGTTTCAGCTAGATGGGTTGCTGAATCTAGGGAGGCTCTAATTAGAAAACTAAAGGTTTTATCAAGCGACTATCTAAATATAAAGTGGAGGAACCTAAAGGAGGTAGGCATCGGAAAAGGTAAAATAACCATATTTGATTTATCGCAAATACCTAGTACTAGGGTAAAGAAAATCTTAGCATCGATATCAATAAAAACAGCATCGCTAAAAGCTCAATACAATGAGATTGAAAAACCATTGCTAATGATAGTTGACGAGGCTCATAACATATTTACTAAAGACAATCCTATATCGAATCTCATTGCTGAGGTTAGAAAATGGGAAATGGGATTTGTTGTTGTTACACAATCACCATCATTATTATCATCAGTTGTGTTAAGAAACACAAACACGAGGATAATTCATACAATGAAATCTTCAATGGACATAAAAGTTTTATTGGGTTTGTCTATTCTAAAAAAAGAATACAAAAAGATAATCCCTTCACTACAACCCGGTGAAGCGCTTGTTTTAGTACCTGAGCTTCCAGAACCTATTTTGGTAAAAATCGGTTTGTTATCTGATTAG
- a CDS encoding multiprotein bridging factor aMBF1 → MVYCELCGSPITGGEGHKVLVDNVILTVCNNCFNKLSKRKTDQNPAKEPVPVSQTRGTTQLRSLQNSKAVKESKKRNTIAYERYELVEDFAERIRRARESLGWSQSVLAVKAKVGENIIKRIESGKLRPSFDLAKRLEEILNIRLLVPVVEEEIKESKGVSKEVTLGEIVNIRE, encoded by the coding sequence GTGGTTTATTGCGAGCTATGTGGAAGCCCAATAACTGGTGGGGAGGGTCACAAGGTCTTAGTGGATAATGTAATTCTTACTGTATGCAATAATTGCTTTAATAAGCTAAGTAAGAGAAAAACAGATCAAAACCCAGCCAAAGAACCTGTGCCTGTTTCTCAAACCCGAGGTACAACACAATTAAGGAGTTTGCAAAACTCTAAAGCTGTGAAGGAATCTAAGAAGAGAAATACCATTGCATATGAACGTTACGAACTTGTTGAAGATTTTGCTGAGAGAATCAGAAGAGCTCGTGAATCACTAGGGTGGAGCCAAAGTGTTCTAGCAGTCAAGGCGAAAGTTGGCGAGAATATCATTAAAAGGATAGAAAGTGGAAAACTTCGACCATCGTTCGACTTAGCAAAAAGACTTGAGGAAATCTTGAACATAAGACTTCTTGTGCCAGTTGTTGAAGAGGAGATTAAGGAAAGCAAAGGTGTATCGAAGGAGGTTACACTGGGAGAGATTGTAAATATAAGAGAATGA
- a CDS encoding proteasome-activating nucleotidase produces MEYENAVDKFKDEVEINIDLLDPSAIRELLLKYKEEIEYYKSQLEKLTAPPLVEATLIDVLPDGRAIVRSSSGPILIVNILESVDRSKLRPGASVALNQRGSAIVEVLPKVEDPTVRVFEIIEKPNVTYTDIGGLEEQIAELREVVELPLKNPLIFKAMGIEPPKGVLLHGPPGCGKTLLAKAVAHESNATFIRIIASELAQKFIGEGARLVKEIFTLARRKAPSIILIDEIDAIAAKRLDVGTSGEREIHRTLTQLLAEIDGFDPLDNVKIIATTNRIDILDPAILRPGRFDKIIEIPLPDTKGRYEIFKIHTRKMPLAIDVDLVELAKLTEGATGAEIKAICTEAALRAIREDRIIVERKDFLYAINKVLKKRFRPYAASSQLTVQSLRDSDITEYHL; encoded by the coding sequence ATGGAGTATGAAAATGCTGTTGATAAATTCAAGGACGAGGTTGAAATAAATATAGATTTATTGGATCCTTCTGCAATAAGGGAACTATTACTAAAGTATAAGGAGGAAATAGAGTATTACAAGTCTCAGTTAGAGAAGCTTACAGCACCACCACTTGTGGAGGCTACATTAATAGATGTTTTACCAGATGGAAGAGCTATTGTGAGGAGCTCCTCAGGTCCTATTCTAATAGTTAATATTCTAGAGTCTGTTGATAGATCGAAGTTGAGACCCGGTGCTTCTGTAGCATTGAATCAAAGAGGCTCAGCTATCGTAGAAGTTCTGCCAAAGGTTGAAGATCCTACTGTGAGGGTATTCGAAATTATTGAAAAACCAAACGTCACGTATACTGATATTGGGGGTTTAGAGGAGCAAATCGCAGAGTTGAGAGAGGTTGTAGAACTTCCTCTAAAGAATCCTCTAATATTTAAGGCAATGGGCATTGAACCCCCGAAAGGCGTCTTACTTCATGGGCCCCCCGGCTGTGGAAAAACGTTGCTAGCGAAAGCTGTTGCTCATGAGAGTAATGCAACATTTATTCGTATTATAGCCTCAGAACTTGCTCAAAAGTTCATTGGCGAAGGTGCTAGACTTGTTAAAGAAATCTTTACATTGGCGAGGAGAAAAGCGCCATCGATAATACTAATAGATGAAATTGATGCCATAGCAGCCAAAAGACTCGATGTTGGGACAAGTGGGGAACGAGAGATACATAGAACTTTAACTCAACTGCTAGCAGAAATAGATGGATTTGATCCTCTAGATAATGTTAAGATCATTGCAACAACAAATAGAATAGATATATTAGATCCGGCAATTCTACGACCTGGAAGATTTGATAAAATAATTGAGATACCATTACCAGATACCAAAGGCCGTTATGAAATATTCAAGATTCATACAAGGAAAATGCCACTAGCCATTGATGTAGATTTAGTTGAATTAGCCAAGCTTACAGAAGGCGCTACAGGGGCAGAAATAAAAGCTATATGTACTGAGGCAGCTCTTCGTGCTATAAGAGAGGACAGGATCATTGTAGAGAGGAAAGACTTTCTCTATGCGATAAATAAGGTTTTGAAGAAGAGGTTTAGGCCGTATGCAGCTTCTTCCCAATTAACAGTACAGTCACTGAGAGATAGCGATATAACAGAGTACCACTTATAA
- a CDS encoding PUA domain-containing protein, which produces MINTINIPQYCRKPGISEVNLLTYLIVYFYGSAARKVVEDIDHCELAFCYSRKTGRLRSILYKNELFASIRASDFRLIPHIPLATLLYKSLPFPRHRVVIVNEIVPDVLESHTVFSKHVIYGDESIKPFDEVLIVDEEDNLVGLGRAIISYEAMITSLRGPAVQVREKVKIGGNEKKI; this is translated from the coding sequence ATGATTAACACCATTAACATACCTCAGTACTGTAGAAAGCCTGGAATAAGTGAAGTTAATTTATTGACTTATCTAATAGTATACTTCTATGGAAGTGCAGCAAGAAAAGTTGTTGAAGATATTGATCATTGTGAACTAGCTTTTTGCTACTCTAGAAAAACAGGCAGATTAAGGTCAATACTATATAAAAATGAGTTGTTTGCATCTATTAGAGCATCTGATTTTAGGCTAATACCTCACATCCCCCTAGCAACTTTATTATACAAATCATTGCCATTTCCAAGACATCGGGTTGTTATAGTTAATGAAATTGTGCCAGATGTTCTTGAGTCTCACACTGTTTTTTCAAAGCATGTTATATATGGTGATGAAAGTATAAAACCCTTTGATGAGGTTTTGATAGTAGATGAAGAAGATAATTTAGTTGGATTAGGAAGAGCTATAATTAGCTATGAAGCAATGATAACTAGTCTAAGAGGACCTGCAGTTCAAGTACGTGAGAAGGTGAAAATTGGTGGAAATGAGAAGAAGATATAA
- a CDS encoding ribosome biogenesis/translation initiation ATPase RLI, which produces MKRIATIDYELCQPNKCGIPCIRFCPINKTRPYKAIELSPEKQGKPIIYEDKCIACGICVRKCPFKAIHIVNLPTEIEERIVHRYGTNAFSLYGLPLPVENEIVGVLGPNGAGKTTAMRILSGFLIPNFGILNGEPSKDRVLEKFKGTQFYDYFSKLYGGKIKVVHKVQYVEAIQSYVRHGTVYELLRKFDERGILKDVVDHLRLGNMLSKEVKTLSGGELQKFAVAIALERDANAYIFDEPTAFLDIRERINLLRALTELKPKGSYIFVVDHDIMFLDYVADLIVIVYGIPAVFGYFSKTYPAKAGIDYYLKGFLPAENMRIRDEQITFRLHDTREDISIIDESDIIFWSHLYKKLGSFELSVEEGKVKKGEVIGIIGPNAIGKTTFIRILAGELEPDKGYVTSPALKISYKPQYLSRKESNCVIVEECLKEINKNALEEGNWLYIEVIKRIGVDRILKKEIESLSGGELQKFYIARTLISEADVYLLDEPSSHIDVEDQLSVARAIKRVARIRKAPVFVIDHNILLIDYAVDRLMVFTGEPGVRGSGMAPSAVSRAFNTFLKEVGITVRRDPETGRPRINKPGSYLDREQKALGQYFYTT; this is translated from the coding sequence GTGAAGAGAATTGCTACAATAGATTATGAATTGTGTCAGCCAAATAAGTGTGGTATTCCCTGTATACGCTTTTGCCCTATCAATAAAACGAGGCCATATAAAGCAATTGAGCTTAGTCCCGAAAAACAAGGAAAGCCTATAATATATGAGGACAAGTGCATAGCTTGCGGGATTTGTGTTAGGAAATGTCCATTCAAAGCTATACACATAGTTAATCTACCAACTGAAATAGAGGAAAGAATAGTTCATAGATATGGCACAAACGCGTTTAGTTTATACGGTCTACCACTACCTGTAGAGAATGAAATTGTAGGTGTGTTAGGACCTAATGGCGCTGGTAAAACAACCGCAATGAGAATTTTATCTGGTTTTCTAATCCCGAATTTTGGAATATTAAATGGAGAGCCTTCGAAGGACCGTGTTTTAGAGAAGTTCAAGGGTACGCAATTCTATGACTATTTCAGCAAGTTGTATGGTGGAAAGATCAAGGTGGTGCACAAGGTTCAGTATGTCGAGGCTATCCAGTCCTATGTGAGGCACGGTACAGTATATGAATTGTTGCGAAAATTCGATGAAAGAGGAATATTAAAGGATGTTGTAGATCATCTAAGGCTAGGAAATATGTTATCAAAAGAAGTGAAAACGCTTAGCGGTGGTGAGTTACAGAAATTTGCGGTTGCAATAGCTCTTGAGAGGGATGCTAATGCGTATATATTTGATGAACCAACGGCTTTTCTAGATATTAGGGAGCGAATAAATCTGCTTAGGGCTTTAACAGAGTTAAAACCAAAGGGCTCCTACATCTTTGTTGTCGATCATGATATTATGTTCTTAGATTATGTTGCAGATCTCATAGTGATTGTGTATGGAATTCCTGCTGTTTTTGGATATTTCTCAAAGACTTATCCTGCAAAGGCTGGCATAGATTATTATTTAAAGGGTTTTCTCCCGGCTGAGAACATGAGGATTAGAGATGAGCAAATAACGTTTAGACTACATGACACAAGAGAGGATATTTCAATAATTGATGAAAGCGATATAATCTTCTGGAGCCACTTATACAAAAAACTAGGAAGTTTCGAGCTTTCTGTCGAAGAGGGCAAAGTTAAGAAAGGAGAGGTTATAGGGATAATAGGCCCTAATGCAATAGGAAAAACAACTTTCATTAGAATCTTAGCCGGCGAATTGGAGCCTGACAAAGGTTACGTCACATCACCAGCTCTTAAGATCAGCTACAAGCCCCAATACCTTAGCAGAAAGGAAAGCAATTGTGTAATAGTTGAGGAGTGTCTGAAAGAGATTAATAAAAATGCACTTGAAGAAGGCAACTGGCTATATATCGAGGTGATTAAAAGAATTGGTGTGGATAGAATACTGAAGAAAGAGATTGAGAGCTTAAGTGGTGGTGAGTTACAGAAATTCTACATAGCAAGAACACTGATAAGTGAAGCTGATGTTTATTTACTAGACGAACCCTCCTCGCATATAGATGTTGAGGATCAGCTATCAGTTGCAAGGGCAATTAAAAGAGTTGCAAGGATTAGAAAGGCGCCGGTGTTTGTAATAGACCACAATATTCTTTTGATAGACTACGCCGTTGATAGATTGATGGTTTTTACAGGGGAGCCTGGGGTCAGAGGCTCGGGTATGGCACCATCGGCTGTTTCAAGAGCTTTTAACACATTCTTAAAGGAAGTTGGTATAACTGTTAGAAGGGATCCGGAAACAGGTAGACCCAGAATTAATAAGCCTGGTAGTTACCTAGATAGAGAGCAGAAAGCTCTTGGGCAATATTTCTACACAACATAA
- a CDS encoding 30S ribosomal protein S17e: MGKVRISVIKRTARKLLQQYSNEFGEDFQHNKEVVKKLVNTSSKKLRNQIAGYITHLIKVEKRRQEQAQESPS, encoded by the coding sequence ATGGGAAAGGTTAGAATCAGCGTAATTAAGAGAACAGCTCGTAAACTACTTCAACAGTACAGCAACGAATTTGGAGAGGATTTCCAACACAATAAAGAGGTAGTAAAGAAATTGGTTAACACCTCTTCTAAAAAGCTTAGGAACCAAATTGCAGGCTATATAACACACCTGATAAAGGTGGAAAAACGCAGGCAAGAACAAGCCCAAGAATCTCCTTCATAA
- the tgtA gene encoding tRNA guanosine(15) transglycosylase TgtA, translating into MREQDLAGRIGRLKTRSGVIETPYLFPVVDPSLQEQYVKPSELMEIGFRGIITNAYLLKKFSPSPIDVHKHLNFDGIVMTDSGAYQILRYGNIEVGNREIIEYQCAIKSDIGVILDIPTRFDASRDEAFNSANETLKRAQEAINIISDPLCRETLWTLPIQGGVHLDILHEHAKKSVDVFYDGFSIFALGSPTTLLEQYMFDKIAEMIYTVRSEIPFATPLHLFGAGHPLIIPFAVALGVDLFDSASYILYAKDDRYITRRGTYKLKNIDYSVCQCPICSKYSPKDLLELPKRERIRLLSLHNLYVIREEINEVKQAIKENRLWEYLEYKANSHPAAKRIFIAMLKYLEYIYRHSPRSRPNARAVFILSEYSIYNPKIINSRRRSILMKNEGKENILVFLPYSLTEDSKIENLLTHVSKEMNADPQTLKLYLYYPIIGVIPIELHSVYPYSHFELGSIPTGIVISDLAYLIFEILVKSSNVKETWIITCKEGWQEKLYERIARIIKNSNIRVEVKKIVFTC; encoded by the coding sequence ATTAGAGAACAGGATCTTGCTGGAAGAATAGGAAGATTGAAGACTAGATCTGGGGTCATTGAAACCCCTTATCTATTCCCAGTAGTTGACCCTTCCCTTCAAGAACAATATGTCAAACCGTCTGAGTTAATGGAAATTGGGTTTCGCGGCATAATCACAAATGCTTATCTGTTAAAAAAGTTTTCTCCTTCGCCAATTGATGTTCATAAGCACTTGAATTTCGATGGCATTGTGATGACAGATTCGGGAGCATATCAAATTCTCAGATATGGCAATATTGAGGTAGGTAATAGAGAAATTATTGAGTACCAATGTGCTATTAAAAGTGATATAGGGGTGATTCTCGATATCCCAACTAGGTTTGATGCAAGCAGAGATGAGGCTTTTAATAGTGCGAATGAAACTTTGAAGAGAGCTCAAGAAGCAATTAACATTATTTCTGATCCTCTATGTAGGGAAACATTGTGGACATTGCCGATTCAGGGTGGTGTACACCTAGATATACTCCACGAACACGCTAAAAAGTCTGTAGATGTATTTTATGATGGGTTCAGCATATTTGCATTAGGTAGTCCAACAACGTTACTAGAGCAGTACATGTTTGATAAAATAGCGGAAATGATATATACTGTTAGATCTGAAATACCGTTCGCTACCCCACTTCATTTGTTTGGTGCTGGACACCCGCTAATAATACCCTTTGCTGTCGCTCTTGGTGTAGATCTATTCGATTCTGCAAGCTACATACTTTACGCTAAAGATGATAGATATATTACACGGAGGGGAACATATAAATTGAAAAACATTGACTATAGCGTATGTCAATGCCCAATATGCTCAAAATATTCACCGAAAGATTTATTGGAGCTTCCAAAAAGAGAAAGAATAAGACTTCTGTCTCTACACAATTTATACGTGATTAGAGAAGAAATTAACGAGGTAAAACAGGCCATTAAGGAGAATAGGCTATGGGAATATCTCGAATACAAGGCAAATAGCCATCCAGCAGCCAAGAGAATTTTTATAGCAATGTTAAAATATCTAGAGTATATCTATAGGCATTCTCCTCGGTCAAGACCTAATGCTCGTGCTGTCTTCATCTTATCTGAATACTCTATCTATAACCCAAAGATAATAAATTCGAGGAGGAGATCCATTCTAATGAAAAATGAGGGTAAAGAAAATATTTTGGTTTTTCTACCATATTCACTTACAGAAGATAGTAAAATAGAAAACCTGCTGACCCATGTTTCGAAAGAAATGAATGCAGATCCTCAAACCCTAAAGCTATACCTGTACTATCCAATTATAGGGGTTATACCTATAGAGCTACATTCTGTCTATCCATATTCGCATTTTGAGTTAGGATCAATTCCAACAGGTATTGTAATTTCTGATTTAGCATATCTAATCTTTGAGATCTTGGTGAAATCAAGTAATGTGAAAGAGACATGGATTATCACATGTAAAGAAGGTTGGCAAGAGAAGCTGTATGAGAGAATTGCTAGAATTATTAAAAATTCTAACATAAGAGTTGAAGTTAAGAAAATTGTTTTTACATGTTAA
- a CDS encoding PAC2 family protein yields the protein MRRRYKLNVLVDVNTIIRDRMALVTGFQGFGAVGYLTTRYLVSKLEMTLIGYIEPPYTPDFTSVEEYGLSMPHEIFFKDLGNLGIVVLLNRVNPDRRHLTSFVSAFETLIEKLKINEVYLVGGLDIRFREGDEEIRWLKTKACNTKLDKPYFVKGAYIVGPVAALLLMLENRNVPAIAIFPYTEPESVDHRAAAVAVKALNSLLGLSVDVQELIKYAEKIEELEKNVQEMLSGMEKRESVMHT from the coding sequence ATGAGAAGAAGATATAAATTAAATGTCCTTGTAGATGTGAATACCATAATAAGGGATAGGATGGCATTAGTTACGGGATTTCAAGGTTTTGGAGCGGTTGGCTACTTAACAACAAGGTATTTAGTGTCAAAATTGGAAATGACCCTAATTGGCTACATAGAACCTCCATATACGCCAGATTTTACGTCTGTAGAGGAATATGGTTTAAGCATGCCTCACGAAATTTTCTTTAAAGATCTTGGAAATTTAGGAATTGTTGTATTACTTAATAGAGTAAACCCAGACAGAAGGCATTTAACGTCATTTGTTAGCGCGTTTGAAACACTAATAGAAAAATTGAAAATAAATGAGGTATATCTTGTAGGAGGCTTAGACATACGTTTTCGCGAGGGGGACGAGGAGATTAGATGGCTAAAGACTAAGGCATGCAATACAAAGTTGGATAAACCATATTTTGTAAAAGGAGCATATATAGTGGGTCCAGTAGCAGCCTTGCTGCTCATGCTAGAAAATAGGAATGTGCCAGCTATTGCTATATTCCCGTATACCGAACCTGAAAGCGTTGACCATAGAGCAGCAGCTGTAGCTGTCAAAGCCTTGAACTCTTTACTAGGCCTATCAGTTGATGTTCAAGAACTTATAAAATATGCTGAAAAAATTGAGGAGCTGGAGAAAAATGTACAAGAGATGCTGTCAGGAATGGAAAAAAGAGAAAGCGTTATGCACACATAG
- the thsB gene encoding thermosome subunit beta, producing the protein MATAQPVYEPTGIPVIILKEGTSRSAGKDALRANMMAALTISEMLKTTYGPKGMDKMLVDALGDVTITNDGATILDKMDVQHPAAKMLVQIAKGQDEEAGDGTKTAVIFAGELLRRAEELLDKGLHPTTIVSGYKRALDYAIQIAQNIAESVNVESADADEILRKVALSALTSKAVHGAREHIADLVVKAVKQVAEKRADRWYVDLDNIQIIKKKGAGLIDSMLVYGVVLDKEVVHPAMPRRVENAKIALLDAPLEIEKPEIDAEIRISDPLQMRKFLEEKENILRDMVEKISAVGANVVICQKGIDDVAQHYLAKKGIMAVRRVKRSDMEKLERATGGRIVSNIEDLTEKDLGVCAVVEERKVGEDKMVFVENCKNPRAVSIVLRAGLERLVDEAERSVRDALSAVADVYRVPKVVYGAGAFEIELAKYVRDYANKVGGKEGLAVEAFARALEGVVETLITNAGLDPVDMLMRLRAEHMKADGKWIGVDVFTGKLVDARSLGVIEPLLVKISALKAGTEAATLILRIDDVIAAARRKEEEKKGEGEKKEEEK; encoded by the coding sequence ATGGCGACAGCCCAACCTGTATACGAACCTACTGGAATACCAGTCATTATATTAAAGGAAGGAACTTCGCGTAGTGCTGGAAAAGATGCTCTAAGAGCTAACATGATGGCTGCTCTAACAATATCTGAAATGCTAAAGACAACCTATGGACCTAAGGGCATGGATAAGATGCTTGTAGATGCACTAGGTGATGTAACCATAACAAATGATGGAGCAACAATACTAGACAAAATGGATGTTCAACACCCTGCAGCTAAAATGCTTGTCCAAATAGCTAAGGGACAAGATGAAGAAGCTGGTGATGGTACTAAAACGGCCGTGATATTCGCAGGAGAGTTATTGAGAAGGGCTGAGGAGTTACTAGACAAGGGATTGCATCCAACCACAATAGTGTCTGGCTACAAAAGGGCCTTGGACTATGCCATACAAATCGCACAAAACATTGCCGAGTCCGTCAACGTAGAATCTGCTGATGCTGACGAGATTCTAAGAAAAGTAGCACTATCTGCATTGACTAGCAAAGCAGTACACGGTGCTAGAGAGCATATCGCAGATCTTGTTGTAAAAGCTGTTAAGCAAGTTGCTGAAAAGAGAGCAGATAGATGGTATGTTGATTTAGACAATATTCAAATAATAAAGAAGAAAGGTGCTGGACTAATAGACAGTATGCTTGTTTATGGTGTTGTTTTGGATAAGGAGGTTGTCCACCCTGCTATGCCTAGGAGGGTTGAGAATGCTAAGATTGCTTTGCTTGATGCACCACTAGAGATAGAAAAACCAGAAATTGATGCGGAAATAAGAATTAGCGATCCACTGCAAATGAGGAAATTCTTAGAAGAAAAAGAGAATATTCTAAGAGATATGGTTGAGAAGATTTCTGCTGTTGGTGCTAATGTTGTTATTTGTCAGAAGGGTATTGATGATGTTGCTCAGCATTATCTGGCTAAGAAGGGTATTATGGCTGTTAGAAGGGTTAAGAGAAGTGACATGGAGAAACTGGAGAGGGCAACTGGCGGAAGAATTGTAAGCAATATCGAGGACTTGACAGAAAAGGATCTTGGAGTATGTGCTGTTGTAGAAGAGAGAAAGGTTGGCGAAGACAAAATGGTATTTGTTGAAAACTGTAAGAACCCAAGAGCAGTTTCAATAGTTCTTAGAGCAGGCCTAGAAAGATTGGTTGACGAGGCAGAGAGAAGCGTTAGAGATGCTTTAAGCGCAGTTGCAGATGTATATAGAGTTCCAAAGGTGGTTTATGGAGCAGGCGCATTTGAAATAGAATTAGCTAAATATGTCAGAGACTATGCCAATAAGGTAGGTGGTAAGGAGGGTCTAGCTGTAGAGGCGTTTGCAAGAGCATTGGAAGGCGTAGTAGAGACTCTTATAACAAACGCTGGTCTAGACCCTGTTGACATGTTAATGAGGTTGAGAGCCGAGCACATGAAAGCTGATGGCAAGTGGATAGGTGTTGATGTCTTCACAGGAAAGCTCGTTGATGCTAGGTCGCTAGGTGTTATTGAACCTCTGCTCGTAAAAATATCAGCTCTAAAAGCTGGTACAGAAGCTGCTACACTAATACTCAGAATAGATGATGTTATAGCCGCTGCTAGGAGAAAAGAAGAGGAGAAGAAGGGAGAAGGAGAGAAGAAAGAAGAGGAGAAGTAA